One genomic window of Salvelinus alpinus chromosome 9, SLU_Salpinus.1, whole genome shotgun sequence includes the following:
- the LOC139530283 gene encoding palmitoyltransferase ZDHHC7-like: MSSGHRLRDVEQQHPLLDREEAAAGSALGEAERVWFIQDGCGMVCAFITWFLVLYADFVVTFVMLLPSKSFWYAVVNGVVFNCLAVLALSSHLRTMLTDPGAVPKGNATKKYMESLKLKPGEVIYKCPKCCSIKPERAHHCSICKRCIRKMDHHCPWVNNCVGENNQRFFVLFTMYIAMISTHALTLSGYQFVTCVKVQWSECSDFSPPVTVMLMIFLCLEGLLFLSFTAIMFGTQVHSICNDETEIERLKNEKPTWERQVRWEGMRSVFGGQPSLLWINPFAGLRLRRLLTTSSRKAGAEFSV, translated from the exons ATGTCTTCAGGTCATCGGCTGCGAGATGTAGAGCAACAGCACCCCCTGCTGGACAGGGAGGAGGCTGCAGCGGGTTCCGCATTAGGGGAAGCGGAACGGGTGTGGTTCATCCAGGACGGCTGTGGCATGGTCTGTGCCTTCATCACCTGGTTTCTGGTGCTCTACGCCGACTTTGTGGTCACCTTTGTCATGCTGCTGCCCTCCAAGAGCTTCTGGTACGCTGTGGTCAACGGCGTGGTCTTCAACTGCCTGGCCGTGTTGGCACTCAGCTCGCACCTGCGCACCATGCTCACCGACCCG GGAGCTGTGCCCAAAGGCAACGCCACCAAGAAATACATGGAGAGCCTGAAGCTGAAACCAGGAGAAGTCATCTATAAGTGTCCCAAATGCTGCAGCATCAAACCTGAGAGAGCCCACCACTGCAG TATTTGTAAGCGCTGCATCCGTAAGATGGATCACCACTGTCCATGGGTAAACAACTGTGTCGGAGAGAACAACCAGCGCTTCTTTGTCCTCTTCACT ATGTACATAGCGATGATCTCCACCCACGCTCTCACCCTGAGTGGGTACCAGTTCGTAACCTGTGTCAAAGTCCAGTGGAGTG AGTGCAGTGACTTTTCCCCTCCGGTGACGGTGATGCTGATGATCTTCCTCTGCCTTGAGggcctcctcttcctcagctTCACAGCTATCATGTTTGGCACTCAGGTCCACTCCATCTGCAATGATGAGACA gaGATTGAGCGTCTGAAGAATGAGAAGCCCACGTGGGAGAGGCAAGTTCGCTGGGAGGGCATGAGGAGCGTGTTTGGGGGCCAGCCGTCACTGCTGTGGATCAACCCGTTTGCCGGTCTCCGACTGCGCCGGCTACTCACCACTAGCTCCCGGAAAGCCGGCGCCGAGTTCTCAGTCTGA